One Triticum dicoccoides isolate Atlit2015 ecotype Zavitan chromosome 5B, WEW_v2.0, whole genome shotgun sequence genomic window carries:
- the LOC119307369 gene encoding F-box/FBD/LRR-repeat protein At1g13570-like: MTKRSIGSDEDLRLHRTMVKRKKQGLQLTNLPTDILCSILSQLPIKEAVRTSILSEQWKCLWHHHPNLVFTLSSMLPIPRTLPLTPNDDEPRKHEFIQRVDAVLQQRSGVGVENVQFRAPFEDDQRDQINRWVNFAIASKAKQLIFDFLTASPMRPPYNFDLRLLDDSNSLHLRYVKLCSVSLKVPADFNGFQNLKWICLAGTNITDDDLQLLVSSCCVLELLGIASCRMLTRVQLSHPSNPLKHLHVHDCRLLQAMELNFGLVELEYSGPSILLSAPGTLLLKNMCIELNDMCPSLEYISTKLDNNVPRLEMLTLHCTESKRASLPGKLHKFSYLKHLRLELTFLGAPRSKSDILDFACLLIAAPFLEKLEFHMVLRCEHPRYTTDQGDLRSLPSEPHLHLRLVEITGFYGWKGQLELALHIVRNSVALEAMKIDPIPAPAVVGSDFRLLGCPEFTSFSDGYEAALEFLCSADHRHVVHVLEP, encoded by the exons ATGACAAAGAGAAGTATTGGTTCAGATGAAGACCTGCGTCTGCATAGAACAATGGTGAAACGAAAGAAACAAGGGCTTCAACTGACCAACCTGCCAACG GATATTCTCTGCAGTATCCTGTCACAATTGCCGATAAAAGAAGCTGTACGGACGAGCATACTGTCAGAACAGTGGAAATGTCTTTGGCATCACCACCCAAATCTAGTATTTACTCTTAGCTCGATGTTGCCAATTCCTCGTACCTTACCGTTAACACCCAATGATGATGAGCCAAGGAAACATGAGTTTATTCAGAGAGTCGATGCAGTCCTACAGCAGCGCAGTGGTGTGGGGGTTGAGAACGTTCAGTTTCGGGCTCCATTTGAAGATGACCAAAGGGATCAGATAAATAGATGGGTGAACTTTGCTATTGCATCCAAGGCGAAACAGCTTATATTTGATTTCTTAACTGCCAGCCCTATGAGGCCACCATATAACTTCGATTTGCGGCTTCTCGATGACAGTAATAGTTTACACTTGCGATATGTAAAACTCTGTTCCGTTTCTCTCAAGGTGCCTGCGGATTTCAACGGTTTTCAGAACCTTAAATGGATTTGCTTGGCAGGCACGAATATTACCGATGATGACCTTCAACTTTTAGTGTCCAGCTGCTGTGTTTTGGAGTTACTTGGAATTGCTAGCTGTAGAATGCTTACAAGGGTACAGCTATCTCATCCTTCAAATCCACTGAAGCATTTGCACGTACATGACTGTCGCTTGCTTCAGGCGATGGAGTTAAACTTTGGTCTGGTAGAACTTGAGTACAGTGGCCCATCGATACTGTTGTCAGCTCCTGGAACTTTGCTTCTCAAAAATATGTGCATCGAGTTGAATGATATGTGTCCTTCTCTGGAATACATCTCTACGAAACTTGATAATAACGTGCCTCGTCTTGAGATGCTGACTCTTCATTGCACCGAGTCGAAG AGGGCTTCGTTGCCAGGAAAGCTGCACAAATTTTCTTATCTAAAGCACCTGAGACTGGAGCTGACTTTTTTGGGTGCTCCGAGAAGCAAGAGTGATATCCTCGATTTCGCCTGCCTTCTAATTGCTGCTCCTTTCCTGGAAAAGCTGGAATTTCAC ATGGTGCTGCGCTGCGAGCATCCAAGGTACACCACCGACCAGGGAGACCTACGGAGCCTTCCCTCAGAGCCTCACCTGCATCTCAGGCTGGTCGAAATCACAGGGTTTTACGGCTGGAAAGGCCAGCTGGAGCTGGCGCTTCACATCGTGAGGAACTCTGTCGCGCTCGAGGCGATGAAGATAGATCCGATCCCAGCCCCTGCAGTAGTTGGTTCCGATTTTAGGCTGCTAGGATGCCCGGAGTTCACTTCCTTTTCGGATGGCTACGAGGCCGCCCTTGAGTTCCTCTGCAGCGCCGACCATCGCCATGTTGTTCATGTCCTGGAACCTTGA
- the LOC119307370 gene encoding GDP-L-galactose phosphorylase 1-like, with product MVSATKLEGGYCFHSKNSPLDQPEGVKIHLYRLGIEQCEHDALKSFACAGEGSPSLLDTIILSQWENFAQKGQLGCDVTTCELKVIEGQRDFVIQMNDKWNSFSLMKYDKFGHPFGCLKPNSARSYEELLLCIAEGENNEPEVVPSITPPNNGVLLIANAYPVEYGHIFLVPNATNQLSSFWDKRMFGLITKIASEVNSAAFRVFFDDGTSIVPKHIFFQACYFANPLPVESSSTVALYDGATRSGICVSEIVDYPLKALVFTSTNVNALVDVVSEACLALHENNTVHSLMMSNNGRNVFLFPQVKNLVTGCCLSAWECCGYFVYHTKVDFDRASETGISNRMASFSFQDGDFEDLKKLCCAIADSLVT from the exons ATGGTGTCGGCCACCAAACTAGAAGGTGGATATTGTTTTCACAGCAAGAACTCTCCTCTCGATCAACCTGAAG GTGTGAAGATACATCTTTACCGTCTTGGAATAGAACAGTGTGAACATGATGCCCTCAAAAGCTTTGCATGTGCTGGTGAAGGCAGCCCAAGTTTACTTGATACAATCATTCTTTCTCAG TGGGAGAACTTTGCTCAGAAGGGCCAGTTGGGATGTGATGTTACTACTTGCGAACTTAAG GTCATTGAAGGTCAAAGGGATTTTGTTATTCAGATGAATGATAAATGGAATTCATTTTCCCTCATGAAATATGACAAGTTCGGCCATCCTTTCGGATGCTTGAAGCCAAATTCTGCTAGAAGCTACGAGGAATTACTTTTGTGCATCGCAGAAGGAGAAAATAATGAACCGGAGGTTGTTCCTTCGATTACACCCCCAAACAATGGAGTACTGCTGATTGCGAAT GCATATCCTGTTGAATATGGTCACATTTTCTTGGTCCCAAATGCAACTAATCAGCTATCTTCCTTTTGGGATAAAAGGATGTTTGGGCTGATTACAAAGATTGCCTCTGAAGTAAACAGTGCAGCGTTCCGGGTTTTCTTTGATGATGGTACATCTATTGTGCCAAAGCACATTTTTTTTCAG GCCTGTTACTTTGCCAATCCTTTACCAGTGGAGTCTTCCTCAACTGTTGCATTATATGATGGGGCAACCAGATCAGGCATTTGTGTGTCTGAAATAGTTGATTACCCTCTAAAAGCACTTGTGTTCACGAGCACCAATGTAAATGCACTTGTCGATGTAGTGAGTGAAGCATGCTTGGCTTTGCATGAGAACAATACTGTGCACAGCCTAATGATGTCCAACAACGGCAGAAATGTTTTCTTATTCCCCCAG GTGAAAAATCTGGTCACTGGCTGCTGTCTTTCTGCTTGGGAGTGCTGTGGCTACTTTGTTTATCACACCAAAGTTGATTTCGACCGAGCTTCTGAGACCGGAATTTCCAATAGGATGGCTTCGTTTTCGTTCCAAGATGGTGACTTTGAAGACCTGAAGAAACTCTGCTGCGCTATAGCTGATAGCCTTGTTACCTAA